One stretch of Daphnia pulicaria isolate SC F1-1A chromosome 8, SC_F0-13Bv2, whole genome shotgun sequence DNA includes these proteins:
- the LOC124311814 gene encoding polypeptide N-acetylgalactosaminyltransferase 5-like isoform X2, with protein MFRGRIRMHTCRIILFTSLVWFLLDVAVLFYYSDSPTPSRGNNVGDGNPGPVPHNSMGILGAQAAGAHPAKRDILDDSNNAVNNFDSAASHSNQKDQEVIEVDERGFSLKYAKNRLKKWSLAPVVPEQAGQPGEMGKPVHLPADQESLMREKFRLNQFNLLASDSISLNRSLPDVRLEGCRDKSYPGLLPTTSIVIVFHNEAWSTLLRTVWSIITRSPRELLAEIILVDDASERDYLGKELEDHVANFPVPVHVLRTHKRSGLIRARLIGAKQVKGQVITFLDAHCECTEGWLEPLLARVAENRKIVVCPIIDVISDESFEYVTASDMTWGGFNWKLNFRWYRVPQREMDRRNGDRTQPLRTPTMAGGLFSIDKDYFEEIGTYDEGMDIWGGENLEMSFRVWMCGGSVEIATCSHVGHVFRKTTPYSFPGGTARIVNHNNARLAEVWLDQWKEFYYELNPGARSVEVGDVSSRRALRKKLQCKSFRWYLENVYPESQMPLDYFFLGEIRNAETQTCLDTMGRKGGENVGISYCHGLGGNQVFAYTKRQQIMSDDNCLDATGTDGIVKLIRCHGMGGNQAWLYEAQDGLIRHVNSGRCLSKPESRDVTLPILRRCDGSAGQQWIMKSRFKWQATIDDNSL; from the exons ATGTTTCGAGGAAGAATAAGAATGCATACATGCCGCATCATCTTGTTTACTTCGTTGGTGTGGTTCCTGCTGGATGTGGCGGTCCTTTTTTACTACTCGGATTCGCCGACCCCATCGCGAGGTAACAATGTCGGCGATGGAAATCCTGGCCCTGTACCCCACAATTCTATGGGCATTCTTGGCGCCCAAGCTGCTGGAGCTCATCCAGCAAAGCGAGACATTCTTGATGATTCGAATAACGCCGTGAATAATTTCGATTCGGCAGCATCACACTCCAACCAGAAGGATCAG GAGGTTATAGAAGTGGATGAACGTGGATTTTCCTTGAAATACGCTAAGAATCGACTTAAGAAATGGTCGCTAGCGCCTGTCGTTCCAGAACAAGCTGGGCAGCCTGGAGAAATGGGCAAGCCCGTTCACTTGCCTGCCGATCAAGAATCCTTGATGAGAGAGAAGTTTCGTCTCAACCAGTTCAATCTGTTGGCCTCAGATTCTATTTCTCTAAACCGATCATTACCGGACGTTCGTCTGGAAGG GTGTCGTGACAAGTCTTATCCCGGCCTCCTCCCAACTACCAGTATCGTCATCGTTTTTCACAATGAGGCTTGGTCGACGTTGCTTCGCACTGTGTGGTCCATCATAACACGCTCGCCACGTGAATTGCTGGCTGAAATTATCTTGGTGGATGATGCAAGCGAAAGAG ACTATCTTGGGAAAGAATTGGAAGATCATGTAGCTAATTTTCCCGTGCCTGTTCATGTGCTGCGCACTCACAAGCGTTCAGGACTCATCCGCGCTCGCCTTATCGGCGCCAAACAAGTGAAAGGACAGGTCATCACTTTTCTCGATGCTCACTGTGAATGCACTGAAGGCTGGCTGGAACCTCTGTTGGCTCGTGTGGCAGAAAACAG GAAAATTGTGGTGTGCCCGATCATTGATGTAATATCTGACGAATCCTTTGAATACGTCACTGCGTCTGATATGACATGGGGAGGCTTTAACTGGAAGCTAAATTTCCGTTG GTATCGCGTTCCGCAGCGAGAGATGGACCGAAGGAATGGTGATCGTACCCAGCCATTGAGGACACCAACAATGGCCGGAGGACTGTTTTCGATCGATAAAGATTATTTTGAAGAAATTGGCACCTACGATGAAGGCATGGACATTTGGGGTGGAGAAAATCTCGAAATGTCATTCAGG GTGTGGATGTGTGGTGGGTCGGTAGAAATAGCCACCTGTAGTCACGTGGGTCATGTGTTTCGCAAAACTACTCCCTACTCATTTCCCGGCGGAACAGCGCGCATTGTTAACCACAACAATGCACGACTAGCTGAAGTTTGGCTCGACCAGTGGAAGGAGTTTTATTATGAACTGAATCCCG GTGCTCGGAGTGTCGAAGTTGGAGATGTGTCTTCCAGACGTGCATTGAGAAAGAAACTTCAGTGTAAAAGCTTTCGTTGGTATCTGGAAAATGTTTATCCAGAATCTCAAATGCCTTTGGACTATTTCTTCCTCGGAGaa ATTCGCAATGCCGAAACGCAGACATGCTTGGACACAATGGGTCGCAAAG GAGGTGAAAACGTTGGGATCTCATACTGTCATGGTCTTGGCGGAAATCAAGTATTTGCCTATACTAAACGCCAGCAAATCATGTCCGATGACAACTGTTTGGACGCCACTGGAACTGATGGAATTGTTAAACTCATTCGTTGCCACGGTATGGGTGGCAACCAAGCGTGGCTTTATGAAGCTCAG GATGGACTTATACGGCACGTGAATTCCGGACGTTGCTTATCCAAACCGGAGTCGCGTGATGTGACTTTGCCCATCTTGCGAAGATGTGACGGATCGGCGGGCCAGCAGTGGATTATGAAGAGTCGGTTCAAGTGGCAGGCGACTATAGACGATAATTCCTTGTAA
- the LOC124311814 gene encoding polypeptide N-acetylgalactosaminyltransferase 5-like isoform X1, which translates to MFRGRIRMHTCRIILFTSLVWFLLDVAVLFYYSDSPTPSRGNNVGDGNPGPVPHNSMGILGAQAAGAHPAKRDILDDSNNAVNNFDSAASHSNQKDQEVIEVDERGFSLKYAKNRLKKWSLAPVVPEQAGQPGEMGKPVHLPADQESLMREKFRLNQFNLLASDSISLNRSLPDVRLEGCRDKSYPGLLPTTSIVIVFHNEAWSTLLRTVWSIITRSPRELLAEIILVDDASERDYLGKELEDHVANFPVPVHVLRTHKRSGLIRARLIGAKQVKGQVITFLDAHCECTEGWLEPLLARVAENRKIVVCPIIDVISDESFEYVTASDMTWGGFNWKLNFRWYRVPQREMDRRNGDRTQPLRTPTMAGGLFSIDKDYFEEIGTYDEGMDIWGGENLEMSFRVWQCGGELEIIPCSHVGHVFRDKSPYSFPGGVAKIVNKNAARVAEVWMDRWKDFFYEMNPGARSVEVGDVSSRRALRKKLQCKSFRWYLENVYPESQMPLDYFFLGEIRNAETQTCLDTMGRKGGENVGISYCHGLGGNQVFAYTKRQQIMSDDNCLDATGTDGIVKLIRCHGMGGNQAWLYEAQDGLIRHVNSGRCLSKPESRDVTLPILRRCDGSAGQQWIMKSRFKWQATIDDNSL; encoded by the exons ATGTTTCGAGGAAGAATAAGAATGCATACATGCCGCATCATCTTGTTTACTTCGTTGGTGTGGTTCCTGCTGGATGTGGCGGTCCTTTTTTACTACTCGGATTCGCCGACCCCATCGCGAGGTAACAATGTCGGCGATGGAAATCCTGGCCCTGTACCCCACAATTCTATGGGCATTCTTGGCGCCCAAGCTGCTGGAGCTCATCCAGCAAAGCGAGACATTCTTGATGATTCGAATAACGCCGTGAATAATTTCGATTCGGCAGCATCACACTCCAACCAGAAGGATCAG GAGGTTATAGAAGTGGATGAACGTGGATTTTCCTTGAAATACGCTAAGAATCGACTTAAGAAATGGTCGCTAGCGCCTGTCGTTCCAGAACAAGCTGGGCAGCCTGGAGAAATGGGCAAGCCCGTTCACTTGCCTGCCGATCAAGAATCCTTGATGAGAGAGAAGTTTCGTCTCAACCAGTTCAATCTGTTGGCCTCAGATTCTATTTCTCTAAACCGATCATTACCGGACGTTCGTCTGGAAGG GTGTCGTGACAAGTCTTATCCCGGCCTCCTCCCAACTACCAGTATCGTCATCGTTTTTCACAATGAGGCTTGGTCGACGTTGCTTCGCACTGTGTGGTCCATCATAACACGCTCGCCACGTGAATTGCTGGCTGAAATTATCTTGGTGGATGATGCAAGCGAAAGAG ACTATCTTGGGAAAGAATTGGAAGATCATGTAGCTAATTTTCCCGTGCCTGTTCATGTGCTGCGCACTCACAAGCGTTCAGGACTCATCCGCGCTCGCCTTATCGGCGCCAAACAAGTGAAAGGACAGGTCATCACTTTTCTCGATGCTCACTGTGAATGCACTGAAGGCTGGCTGGAACCTCTGTTGGCTCGTGTGGCAGAAAACAG GAAAATTGTGGTGTGCCCGATCATTGATGTAATATCTGACGAATCCTTTGAATACGTCACTGCGTCTGATATGACATGGGGAGGCTTTAACTGGAAGCTAAATTTCCGTTG GTATCGCGTTCCGCAGCGAGAGATGGACCGAAGGAATGGTGATCGTACCCAGCCATTGAGGACACCAACAATGGCCGGAGGACTGTTTTCGATCGATAAAGATTATTTTGAAGAAATTGGCACCTACGATGAAGGCATGGACATTTGGGGTGGAGAAAATCTCGAAATGTCATTCAGG GTATGGCAATGTGGTGGCGAACTGGAAATAATTCCGTGTTCACATGTTGGTCACGTGTTTCGGGACAAGTCGCCTTATTCGTTCCCTGGGGGTGTTGCCAAAATTGTCAACAAAAATGCCGCAAGAGTAGCCGAGGTCTGGATGGATCGCTGGAAGGATTTCTTCTACGAGATGAACCCAG GTGCTCGGAGTGTCGAAGTTGGAGATGTGTCTTCCAGACGTGCATTGAGAAAGAAACTTCAGTGTAAAAGCTTTCGTTGGTATCTGGAAAATGTTTATCCAGAATCTCAAATGCCTTTGGACTATTTCTTCCTCGGAGaa ATTCGCAATGCCGAAACGCAGACATGCTTGGACACAATGGGTCGCAAAG GAGGTGAAAACGTTGGGATCTCATACTGTCATGGTCTTGGCGGAAATCAAGTATTTGCCTATACTAAACGCCAGCAAATCATGTCCGATGACAACTGTTTGGACGCCACTGGAACTGATGGAATTGTTAAACTCATTCGTTGCCACGGTATGGGTGGCAACCAAGCGTGGCTTTATGAAGCTCAG GATGGACTTATACGGCACGTGAATTCCGGACGTTGCTTATCCAAACCGGAGTCGCGTGATGTGACTTTGCCCATCTTGCGAAGATGTGACGGATCGGCGGGCCAGCAGTGGATTATGAAGAGTCGGTTCAAGTGGCAGGCGACTATAGACGATAATTCCTTGTAA
- the LOC124311817 gene encoding ras-related protein Rab-27A-like isoform X1 → MAKKSLSSNRLDYDYLFKFLALGNAGVGKTSFLYQYTDGVFNSKFTTTVGIDFREKRVVYRAKNSEGMQGRSQRIHLQLWDTAGQERFRSLTTAFFRDSMGFLLLFDLTNEQSFLSIRSWLEQLKTHAYTDNPDIVLCGNKADLDDQREVSEEDAKETASRYGLSYLETSAATGQNVNIAVELLLEKVMLRMDQAVEDTFGTGQKGKTIQLKQNSPDGSQGCAC, encoded by the exons ATGGCAAAAAAATCGCTTTCCTCAAATCGTTTGGACTACgattatttgtttaaatttttagctTTAG GAAATGCTGGAGTTGGGAAAACAA GTTTTCTGTATCAGTATACAGATGGTGTGTTCAATTCAAAGTTTACAACAACTGTTGGAATAGATTTTCGGGAAAAACGTGTTGTATACCGTGCAAAAAACTCAGAGGGAATGCAAGGCAGAAGCCAAAGAATTCATTTACAGTTATGG GATACTGCAGGCCAAGAGAG ATTTCGAAGTCTTACCACTGCATTTTTTAGAGACTCAATGGGATTTTTATTGCTGTTTGATTTAACTAATGAACAGTCCTTTCTATCTATACGAAGCTGGTTAGAGCAATTAAAG ACTCATGCTTATACAGACAATCCTGATATAGTTCTTTGTGGAAACAAAGCTGATCTTGATGATCAAAGAGAAGTTTCTGAAGAAGATGCTAAAGAGACGGCATCTCGATACGG GTTATCCTATCTTGAAACATCTGCTGCAACTGGTcaaaatgttaacattgctgTAGAACTTCTTCTGGAAAAGGTTATGCTTAGAATGGATCAAGCTGTTGAAGATACATTTGGTACTggccaaaaagggaaaaccatACAGTTGAAG cagaACTCTCCGGATGGTAGTCAGGGATGCGCATGTTGA
- the LOC124311817 gene encoding ras-related protein Rab-27A-like isoform X2 has protein sequence MAKKSLSSNRLDYDYLFKFLALGNAGVGKTSFLYQYTDGVFNSKFTTTVGIDFREKRVVYRAKNSEGMQGRSQRIHLQLWDTAGQERFRSLTTAFFRDSMGFLLLFDLTNEQSFLSIRSWLEQLKTHAYTDNPDIVLCGNKADLDDQREVSEEDAKETASRYGLSYLETSAATGQNVNIAVELLLEKVMLRMDQAVEDTFGTGQKGKTIQLKNSPDGSQGCAC, from the exons ATGGCAAAAAAATCGCTTTCCTCAAATCGTTTGGACTACgattatttgtttaaatttttagctTTAG GAAATGCTGGAGTTGGGAAAACAA GTTTTCTGTATCAGTATACAGATGGTGTGTTCAATTCAAAGTTTACAACAACTGTTGGAATAGATTTTCGGGAAAAACGTGTTGTATACCGTGCAAAAAACTCAGAGGGAATGCAAGGCAGAAGCCAAAGAATTCATTTACAGTTATGG GATACTGCAGGCCAAGAGAG ATTTCGAAGTCTTACCACTGCATTTTTTAGAGACTCAATGGGATTTTTATTGCTGTTTGATTTAACTAATGAACAGTCCTTTCTATCTATACGAAGCTGGTTAGAGCAATTAAAG ACTCATGCTTATACAGACAATCCTGATATAGTTCTTTGTGGAAACAAAGCTGATCTTGATGATCAAAGAGAAGTTTCTGAAGAAGATGCTAAAGAGACGGCATCTCGATACGG GTTATCCTATCTTGAAACATCTGCTGCAACTGGTcaaaatgttaacattgctgTAGAACTTCTTCTGGAAAAGGTTATGCTTAGAATGGATCAAGCTGTTGAAGATACATTTGGTACTggccaaaaagggaaaaccatACAGTTGAAG aACTCTCCGGATGGTAGTCAGGGATGCGCATGTTGA
- the LOC124311815 gene encoding WD repeat-containing protein 61-like has protein sequence MYTLAHKKEAAHDEGIWSCSWTSKAEVGPEESDYVVTGGIDDAVKVWAWRNDQLELRHRLEGHALGVVSVDTSFDGKLIATSSLDSFVRIWELQSGEKKQTIEAGPVDVWSVMFTPDSKYIISGSHAGKINWYNVDTGKPHQSYDTRGKFTLSIACSPDMKFVASGAMDGIINVFDIATGKLVHTLEGHALPVRSLCFSQNSQLLLTASDDGQIKIYDVQHAQLAGTVSGHGSWVLSVSVSPDNSRFVSGSSDRTVKIWDMKAKQCLHTFTDHTDQVWSVCFNGDGEHIASVSDDRSINIYSCPL, from the exons ATG TATACATTGGCTCATAAGAAAGAAGCTGCACATGACGAGGGAATTTGGAGTTGTTCTTGGACTAGCAAAGCTGAAGT AGGCCCGGAAGAGTCAGATTATGTTGTGACAGGAGGAATTGATGATGCTGTAAAAGTATGGGCTTGGAGAAATGATCAGCTAGAGCTTCGCCACCGATTGGAGGGTCATGCTCTTGGAGTAGTCTCTGTGGACACAAGCTTTGATGGAAAAT TAATAGCTACAAGTTCTTTAGATTCATTTGTTCGCATTTGGGAACTTCAAAGTGgtgaaaaaaagcaaaccaTAGAAGCAGGGCCTGTTGATGTGTGGAGTGTTATGTTCACACCTGATTCAAAGTATATAATATCTGGTAGTCATGCTGGAAAGATCAACTGGTATAATGTAGACACTGGTAAACCTCATCAGTCCTATGACACTCGAGGCAAATTTACTTTGAGCATTGCATGT AGTCCTGATATGAAGTTTGTTGCCAGTGGAGCAATGGATGGCATAATTAATGTATTTGACATTGCAACAGGAAAATTAGTACACACATTGGAAG GTCATGCCTTACCAGTGAGATCACTATGTTTCTCTCAAAATTCCCAGTTGTTATTAACAGCTTCAGATGatggacaaatcaaaatttatgatgt TCAACATGCTCAGTTAGCGGGAACGGTTTCCGGTCACGGTTCGTGGGTGCTCAGTGTTTCAGTTTCACCTGACAACTCACGTTTCGTATCTGGAAGTTCTGATCGAACAGTCAAAATATGGGATATGAAGGCGAAGCAATGCCTTCACACATTTACGGATCATACCGACCAG GTTTGGAGTGTTTGCTTCAATGGAGATGGAGAACACATTGCATCAGTTTCAGATGACAGATCCATCAACATATACAGTTGTCCATTGTAA